The segment taaagtgAGACAATTAATAAGAGacgtaccaaaaaaaaataaaaattcagaacacaaaataaatttggccAAAACAcacaacactatatatatatgaaccCAACTTTATTGGCAtcaatcacaaattcacaaccCCACAAACAAACCATGAAGCACCTATCTCTATTCACcactctcctcctcctcctcctcaccATCCTCTCCCAATCCCCACACTCCCTCTCCGAGAAATGCAACCCTCAAGACAAACAAGCCCTCCTCAGCATCAAAAAGGCCTTCAAAAACGACTACTACTTCGCCTCATGGAAGCCCGACACCGACTGCTGCGACTGGTACATCGCCAAATGCGACCGCACCACCAACCGCATCACCTCCCTCGAAATCTTCGACTACAACCTCTCCGGCCCCATCCCCCGCGCCATCGCCGACCTCCCCTTCCTCGACACGCTCGTCATCCACACCACTAACATATCCGGCCCAATCCCGTCCGACCTAGGCAAGCTCAAAAACCTCAAATTCCTGCGCCTTGACCATAACCACCTTAGTGGGCCCATCCCGGCTTCGTTGGGCCAGCTCAAGGGCCTGAACAGTCTGTTTCTGGACCATAACAAGCTTACTGGGGCGTTGCCGAATGGGCTGGCGGGGCTGGTGGGGCTGAGGGATCTGGATGTCAGCTACAACAGCTTGTGTGGCCGGATTCCCACGGGCGGGATCTTGCAGAAAGTGGACTCCTCGGCTTATTCGAATAATAAGTGTTTGTGTGGATCGCCATTGCCAAATTGCAAGTGATTGCTGTTGTAATCTCGGTTCCAATCTTTGTGGaatcttgaataaaatatttcttcctAAATTTTATGGTTTCTAACATGTGCTACTCATTTAAATGGTTTTAATAGCAAAAATATTACTCAGTGtgaatttattagtattgaGTATCagaaatatatactccatccatcctaaaaagtagtactccgGATTACTATTTCcttatttatgaaaagtataaattttctagttttaaaatagttaaataaccTATTGTTCATATAACTTATATCATTAATGACGTGGAATCCACTCTCAACTAAT is part of the Salvia hispanica cultivar TCC Black 2014 unplaced genomic scaffold, UniMelb_Shisp_WGS_1.0 HiC_scaffold_804, whole genome shotgun sequence genome and harbors:
- the LOC125200098 gene encoding polygalacturonase inhibitor-like, which produces MKHLSLFTTLLLLLLTILSQSPHSLSEKCNPQDKQALLSIKKAFKNDYYFASWKPDTDCCDWYIAKCDRTTNRITSLEIFDYNLSGPIPRAIADLPFLDTLVIHTTNISGPIPSDLGKLKNLKFLRLDHNHLSGPIPASLGQLKGLNSLFLDHNKLTGALPNGLAGLVGLRDLDVSYNSLCGRIPTGGILQKVDSSAYSNNKCLCGSPLPNCK